A single genomic interval of Kogia breviceps isolate mKogBre1 chromosome 6, mKogBre1 haplotype 1, whole genome shotgun sequence harbors:
- the PAQR3 gene encoding progestin and adipoQ receptor family member 3 isoform X1: MHQKLLKSAHYIELGSYQYWPVLVPRGIRLYTYEQIPVSLKDNPYITDGYRAYLPSRLCIKSLFILSNETVNIWSHLLGFFLFFTLGIYDMTSVLPSASASREDFVICSICLFCFQVCMLCSVGYHLFSCHRSEKTCRRWMALDYAGISIGILGCYVSGVFYAFYCNNYWRQVYLITVLAMILAVFFAQIHPNYLTQQWQRLRSIIFCSVSGYGVIPTLHWVWLNGGIGAPIVQDFAPRVIVMYVIALLAFLFYISKVPERYFPGQLNYLGSSHQIWHVLAVVMLYWWHQSTVYVMQYRHSKPCPEYVSHL; the protein is encoded by the exons ATGCATCAGAAGCTGCTGAAGAGCGCACATTATATCGAGCTGGGCAGCTACCAGTACTGGCCCGTCCTGGTGCCCCGCGGCATCCGCCTCTACACCTACGAGCAGATCCCCGTGTCCCTTAAGGACAACCCGTACATCACCGACGGCTACCGGGCCTACCTGCCCTCCAGGCTGTGTATCAAAAG tttgtttattttatctaaTGAGACGGTAAACATCTGGAGTCATTTGCtgggtttctttctcttcttcacgCTGGGAATATATGACATGACATCTGTGTTACCTTCAGCAAGTGCATCCAGAGAAGACTTTGTAATTTGTTCTATTTGCCTTTTCTGCTTCCAG GTCTGTATGCTTTGCTCTGTGGGCTATCATCTTTTTTCCTGCCATCGATCAGAAAAAACCTGTCGAAGATGGATGGCATTAGATTATGCAGGAATTTCTATTGGAATACTGGGCTGCTATGTCTCCGGcgtattttatgcattttattgtaataat TACTGGCGTCAAGTGTACTTGATCACAGTGCTTGCTATGATCCTGGCAGTGTTCTTTGCTCAGATTCATCCCAATTACCTCACACAGCAGTGGCAGAGGCTCCGTTCTATCATCTTTTGTTCTGTTTCGGGATATGGAGTGATCCCTACTCTTCACTGGGTTTGGCTCAATGGAGGAATCGGTGCTCCTATTGTACAG GACTTTGCACCCCGTGTAATTGTGATGTATGTGATTGCTCTTCTTGCTTTCCTATTCTACATTTCCAAAGTTCCAGAAAGGTATTTTCCAG GACAACTAAACTACCTCGGATCAAGCCACCAAATATGGCATGTCCTTGCAGTAGTGATGTTATATTGGTGGCATCAGTCAACAGTGTATGTCATGCAGTACAGACATAGCAAGCCTTGTCCTGAGTATGTTTCACATTTGTGA
- the PAQR3 gene encoding progestin and adipoQ receptor family member 3 isoform X2, which produces MLCSVGYHLFSCHRSEKTCRRWMALDYAGISIGILGCYVSGVFYAFYCNNYWRQVYLITVLAMILAVFFAQIHPNYLTQQWQRLRSIIFCSVSGYGVIPTLHWVWLNGGIGAPIVQDFAPRVIVMYVIALLAFLFYISKVPERYFPGQLNYLGSSHQIWHVLAVVMLYWWHQSTVYVMQYRHSKPCPEYVSHL; this is translated from the exons ATGCTTTGCTCTGTGGGCTATCATCTTTTTTCCTGCCATCGATCAGAAAAAACCTGTCGAAGATGGATGGCATTAGATTATGCAGGAATTTCTATTGGAATACTGGGCTGCTATGTCTCCGGcgtattttatgcattttattgtaataat TACTGGCGTCAAGTGTACTTGATCACAGTGCTTGCTATGATCCTGGCAGTGTTCTTTGCTCAGATTCATCCCAATTACCTCACACAGCAGTGGCAGAGGCTCCGTTCTATCATCTTTTGTTCTGTTTCGGGATATGGAGTGATCCCTACTCTTCACTGGGTTTGGCTCAATGGAGGAATCGGTGCTCCTATTGTACAG GACTTTGCACCCCGTGTAATTGTGATGTATGTGATTGCTCTTCTTGCTTTCCTATTCTACATTTCCAAAGTTCCAGAAAGGTATTTTCCAG GACAACTAAACTACCTCGGATCAAGCCACCAAATATGGCATGTCCTTGCAGTAGTGATGTTATATTGGTGGCATCAGTCAACAGTGTATGTCATGCAGTACAGACATAGCAAGCCTTGTCCTGAGTATGTTTCACATTTGTGA